In Pithys albifrons albifrons isolate INPA30051 chromosome 6, PitAlb_v1, whole genome shotgun sequence, a single genomic region encodes these proteins:
- the QSER1 gene encoding glutamine and serine-rich protein 1 isoform X1, with product MDRNYPATPGFAEPLAPGAAPPAASWAYERGAGNLKPSLSYGGGHSSHSETDLHRQTYTASHQLPGYSATQHPAGLSGIFDTSMHSAGSNTKETSSVMNFLSTVESRTAQAVSSGSTLLPQFRAPSWQTGMHSSTATELFVTGALPTSGTFPPTSALSAYQHPNTFSSRNFATTPSLTLQDTTFSATSNGLLTAHDPLLQIKTSQGTVPTALTFERLGGSVLSTSIPPQSSTYRSAQESAPHLLQPQFSLLPSTLGGAQQVSQTYSTSVFTGSTASIDRALQRECSVIKHHQRPSSTQSVQPQLTVSQHSLHSYLTSTSGVNFQDTSRHSALSCSPVGDVTQVSNGGPQQKTSQVTVELAQSYTSAIPSPGFPSTSTAKVKNCSMKQPPRSTKTPKPQSVAPTVQTQSYAKTAQNQSSVITGQAQIYSTAQLPSLLSVSQSQNYVSCQAQNVPPVSHSQDFSSSKVEKLPSLYKTLTFSGQSQTITSDSQTLSYSSEGQVLTSVPNDNYSGQMRELSSVSQSQSYSSSHSQGLSPVTQSQVSFSSQSQVLSAVSPSESYSSGQSLTLTSPSLSFNASPRVQTLPASSPNQSYISLHSSQNSQSQESSSPQSQKFLPPVQSPFASPAHSQTLQNSRPSSETKAYVKTKSDSNLYASSKSDEELSMQEMHALQQQATLESSTQSLTEEEISAQDATYRVSKANDRYSQSVIRSNSRLDDQVVGLTLQGTKKDDRMVSSVEQLSQHIGHITSLSHDMKKTANLMQTTQVAGSAKGLNQQHSLMHKVHESKTQEQQGQVISTLSQVQSHALRHGHQLCLPSAQVLLESTCDLQILHQSILQSGLGQAKASPQVQRIQSPQQVAHPFLQMDGHIIQSNGSHSQQQLRSQNSEVMKMDISESSKPLQQHLTAKDHFAQTNQHDSKNQFVSLSSICFPESILLSDERNILSNVDDILAATAAACGVTPSDFAKSASNEEEIQTVENSEESKAQFRSLDVRHVSSVFSASPTVVGKPASRNSISLNGGQITLNLTPVSAIQTKTVNLDQQHIETSDQSVPTRITSPTFGPGQEEQEQGAVRVKKQSSISHESEEDNDASVDGTLNPRDTEFVSSGRSLSEESAASENDFNVGGDDGTVAGNQSKVALQPLSVPQSGDAAISRTEEECQDLAQGNLQKKKSKGKSQNKIAAEDDGAIQKQVKRSGQCKRQNSRGSDSCFTYSSPVSESCYDTYQHQERMRQKIKEVEEKQPEVKTGFIASFLDFLKSGPRQQFSTPAVRMPNRTRRPVTQTVRGPCLQSSAKPQPAAAVPAAPEVSGESPTKRADEELKKNLETLPSFSSDEDDSVGGNHDLQKSISTALSALDETSDRKIKSETEKVTVVSAAATTTTAVIKQESPQTAAPVGSVQERGNAADPLKAAHQDAVSAEQLAQTQAAVAIEGCTDEENTDSGGEGMYRERDEFVVKIEDIDTLKVALQTGKEPPAIWKVQKALLQKFVPEVRDGHREFAATNSYLGYFGDAKTKYKRVYVKFVENANKKEYVRVCSKKPRIKPVQSARAIHCKPSNSNIKPPDPPTPKPTATKVSSVKPKAKQPKVKAEPPPKKRKKWKEEFSSSQSDSSPEAQSEEDEVVPPAPLVARFLNTRAMKETFKSYMELLVSIALDPDTMQALEKSNDELLLPHMRKIDGMLNDNRKRLLPKLRLDHAFKNALENFPELTVITRDSKTKCGGTSVSKIKMNGKAYNKKTLRASKSTTKSAQEFTVDPEKIQLYSLYHSLHHYKYHIYLTCKEEISSVQKTSADLGQEEIVQLCMKNIKWVEDLFEKFGELLNRVQQKCS from the exons CTTAAGCTATGGAGGAGGACACTCATCACATTCAGAAACAGACCTTCACAGACAGACATACACAGCTTCTCATCAGCTTCCTGGATACTCTGCTACCCAACATCCTGCTG GTCTTTCAGGAATATTTGATACCAGTATGCACAGTGCTGGAAGTAACACTAAGGAAACTTCTTCAGTCATGAATTTTCTCTCTACTGTTGAATCTCGTACTGCCCAAGCAGTCTCTTCAGGATCTACCCTTTTACCACAATTCAGGGCTCCTTCCTGGCAGACAG gtATGCATTCCTCAACAGCCACAGAACTATTTGTCACTGGAGCTTTGCCAACCTCTGGAACATTTCCACCAACATCTGCTTTATCAGCGTATCAGCATCCCAACACTTTCAGCAGTAGAAACTTTGCTACTACCCCCTCTCTTACTCTACAAGACACTACTTTCAGTGCTACGTCAAATGGTCTCTTAACTGCCCACGATCCTTTATTACAGATTAAAACCTCGCAAGGCACTGTCCCCACTGCTCTGACATTCGAGCGCCTGGGCGGGTCTGTGTTAAGTACCAGCATACCACCCCAGTCGTCAACATATCGTTCTGCTCAAGAATCTGCGCCCCATCTCTTGCAGCCTCAGTTTAGTTTGTTGCCTTCAACCCTTGGAGGAGCTCAGCAGGTTTCTCAGACGTACAGCACGTCTGTCTTCACTGGTTCCACTGCTTCTATCGACAGAGCACTTCAGCGAGAATGTAGTGTCATTAAACACCATCAGCGGCCTTCAAGCACTCAGTCTGTTCAGCCTCAGCTGACTGTTTCACAGCATTCCTTACACAGCTATTTAACAAGTACAAGTGGAGTTAATTTCCAGGATACATCTAGGCACTCGGCATTATCCTGCAGTCCAGTTGGAGATGTTACTCAGGTGAGCAATGGAGGACCACAGCAGAAGACTTCTCAAGTCACAGTGGAACTTGCTCAGTCATACACATCTGCAATTCCATCACCTGGTTTTCCATCTACTTCCACAGCAAAAGTGAAAAACTGTTCCATGAAGCAGCCTCCAAGGTCAACAAAGACCCCCAAACCTCAAAGTGTAGCTCCCACTGTGCAGACACAAAGCTACGCCAAAACTGCACAGAATCAGAGTTCTGTCATTACAGGCCAAGCACAGATCTATTCTACAGCACAGCTCCCGAGCCTCCTGTCAGTCAGTCAGTCCCAAAACTACGTTTCGTGCCAGGCTCAGAATGTGCCACCTGTCAGTCACTCGCAGGATTTCTCGTCCAGCAAGGTTGAGAAGCTGCCCTCGCTGTATAAAACATTGACTTTCTCTGGGCAATCCCAAACTATTACTTCTGATAGTCAGACTCTAAGTTACTCCTCAGAGGGACAGGTATTGACCTCAGTTCCAAATGACAACTACTCTGGGCAAATGAGGGAACTTTCTTCAGTTAGCCAATCTCAGAGCTACTCTTCTAGTCACTCTCAGGGTTTATCTCCAGTTACCCAGTCCCAAGTTAGTTTTTCATCTCAATCACAAGTTTTATCAGCTGTTAGTCCATCAGAAAGCTATTCTTCAGGGCAGTCTTTAACATTGACATCgccttctctttcctttaacGCCTCTCCTCGGGTGCAAACTCTTCCAGCCTCGAGTCCTAATCAAAGCTATATTTCTTTACATTCTTCTCAGAACTCTCAGTCACAAGAATCCTCCTCTCCGCAGTCTCAAAAGTTTTTGCCGCCTGTCCAGTCCCCCTTTGCATCCCCAGCTCACTCACAGACGCTGCAGAACAGCAGGCCTTCCTCGGAAACAAAGGCCTATGTGAAAACGAAGTCTGACTCTAACCTGTATGCCTCATCCAAATCAGATGAGGAGTTATCCATGCAGGAGATGCACGCATTGCAGCAGCAGGCTACCCTTGAATCTTCCACTCAGAGCCTAACTGAGGAGGAAATCAGTGCTCAGGATGCAACATACAGGGTTTCAAAAGCAAATGACAGATACTCTCAAAGTGTAATCAGAAGTAACTCTCGTCTTGATGATCAAGTTGTTGGACTTACTCTTCAAGGAACAAAAAAAGATGACAGAATGGTGAGTTCTGTGGAGCAGCTTTCCCAACACATTGGCCATATCACCAGCCTAAGCCACGACATGAAAAAGACAGCTAATTTAATGCAAACAACACAAGTGGCTGGCAGTGCTAAAGGGCTAAACCAACAACACTCTCTTATGCATAAGGTACATGAAAGTAAAACTCAAGAACAGCAAGGCCAAGTCATCAGCACGCTGTCGCAGGTGCAGTCTCATGCTTTGAGGCATGGCCATCAGCTGTGTTTGCCCAGCGCGCAGGTACTTCTGGAGTCAACCTGTGACTTGCAGATTCTGCACCAGTCCATCCTGCAGTCGGGTTTAGGACAGGCAAAGGCATCACCGCAAGTGCAAAGAATACAGAGTCCTCAACAGGTGGCTCACCCATTCCTTCAGATGGATGGTCATATTATTCAAAGTAATGGGAGTCATTCTCAGCAACAGCTTCGTAGTCAGAACTCAGAAGTTATGAAAATGGACATTTCTGAGTCTTCAAAGCCACTACAGCAACATTTGACAGCAAAGGATCATTTTGCTCAGACAAACCAGCATGATTCAAAAAATCAATTTGTTTCTCTTAGTTCAATATGTTTCCCAGAATCCATACTTCTCAGCGATGAGAGGAATATATTATCCAATGTGGATGACATCttagcagcaacagcagcagcctgtggaGTGACTCCATCTGACTTTGCCAAATCAGCCTCTAATGAAGAGGAAATCCAGACTGTTGAAAATAGTGAGGAGTCTAAAGCACAGTTCCGATCACTGGATGTAAGACATGTGTCTTCTGTTTTCAGTGCCTCACCTACTGTAGTTGGAAAGCCAGCAAGCAGAAATAGTATTTCTCTGAATGGAGGCCAAATTACTCTAAATCTTACACCAGTGTCAGCAATACAGACAAAAACTGTGAACCTGGATCAGCAGCACATTGAAACTTCTGATCAAAGTGTACCAACAAGAATAACCTCTCCCACCTTTGGTCCTGGTCAAGAAGAGCAGGAACAAGGGGCTGTTCGAGTTAAAAAACAATCCAGCATCAGTCATGAATCTGAAGAAGATAATGATGCTTCTGTTGATGGTACTCTGAATCCAAGGGACACAGAGTTTGTTTCAAGTGGTAGGAGCCTAAGTGAAGAAAGTGCTGCTTCAGAGAATGATTTTAATGTGGGTGGTGATGATGGTACAGTAGCGGGTAACCAGTCAAAGGTTGCGTTGCAGCCACTATCCGTGCCCCAGAGTGGAGATGCAGCCATTAGTCGGACTGAAGAAGAGTGCCAAGATTTAGCTCAAGGGAaccttcagaagaaaaaaagcaaaggaaaaagccaaaacaaaattGCAGCAGAAGATGATGGTGCAATTCAGAAACAGGTAAAAAGAAGTGGACAGTGTAAACGTCAAAATTCAAGAGGAAGTGACTCGTGTTTCACATACTCTTCTCCTGTTTCTGAAAGTTGTTATGATACTTACCAACATCAGGAAAGAATGAGgcaaaaaattaaagaagttGAAGAAAAACAGCCTGAAGTCAAAACAGGATTTATTGCATCTTTTTTAGACTTTCTAAAATCCGGGCCTAGGCAACAGTTTTCCACTCCAGCTGTGCGAATGCCAAACAGGACTAGGCGACCAGTCACACAAACAGTTCGTGGCCCTTGCCTGCAGTCCTCTGCAAAgcctcagccagcagcagcagtacctgcagctcctgaagtCAGTGGAGAAAGTCCAACCaaaagagctgatgaagaacttaagaaaaatttagaaacattgccttcattttcttctgatgAAGATGACTCTGTGGGTGGGAACCATGATCTTCAGAAGAGCATCTCTACTGCATTATCAGCCCTGGATGAGACCTCTGATAGAAAGATCAAATCAG aaactgaaaaagtgacagttgtttctgctgctgccaccaccactaCTGCTGTAATAAAACAGGAATCCCCACAGACAGCTGCTCCTGTGGGCAGtgtgcaggagagagggaatgCTGCTGACCCCCTGAAAGCAGCTCACCAGGATGCTGTGAGTGCAGAACAGCTGGCACAAACACAGGCGGCTGTGGCGATAGAGGGATGTACTGACGAGGAGAACACGGACAGCGGAGGAGAGGGCATGTACAGGGAGCGGGATGAATTTGTGGTGAAGATTGAAGATATAGACACACTAAAG GTTGCTTTGCAAACAGGGAAGGAGCCTCCAGCTATCTGGAAAGTACAGAAGGCTTTACTGCAAAAGTTTGTTCCTGAAGTGCGAGATGGACACAGAGAATTTGCTGCTACTAATAGT tatCTTGGGTATTTTGGCGATgcaaaaacaaaatacaagcgAGTATATGTGAAGTTTGttgaaaatgcaaacaaaaaggaGTATGTCAGAGTATGCTCAAAAAAACCACGAATCAAGCCTGTGCAGTCAGCAAG GGCTATTCACTGCAAACCCAGCAACAGCAACATCAAACCCCCAGATCCACCCACACCAAaaccaacagcaacaaaagtCTCTTCTGTGAAACCCAAAGCCAAACAGCCAAAGGTAAAGGCTGAACCACcaccaaagaaaaggaaaaagtggaaAGAAGAATTCTCATCTTCCCAGTCTGATTCTTCACCTGAGGCCCAGAGCGAAGAGGATG AGGTTGTACCTCCAGCTCCCCTTGTTGCTCGCTTTTTGAATACAAGAGCCATGAAAGAGACTTTCAAGAGCTACATGGAGTTGCTTGTTAGCATTGCCTTGGATCCTGACACGATGCAAGCCTTGGAAAAGAGCAATG ATGAGCTGCTGTTGCCTCACATGAGAAAAATTGATGGTATGCTGAATGACAATAGGAAAAGGCTGCTCCCCAAATTGCGCTTGGATCATGCTTTCAAG AATGCTTTGGAAAACTTCCCTGAACTGACAGTGATCACTCGGGACTCCAAGACAAAGTGTGGAGGAACGTCTGTGTCCAAGATCAAGATGAATGGTAAAGCTTACAACAAGAAAACACTGAGGGCTTCTAAATCAACCACTAAATCAGCACAG GAGTTTACAGTAGATCCAGAAAAAATACAGTTGTATTCTTTGTATCACTCACTCCATCATTACAAATATCACATATATCTAACATGTAAAGAAGAG aTTTCTTCTGTTCAGAAGACGAGTGCAGATCTCGGCCAGGAAGAGATTGTGCAGCTGTGCATGAAAAACATAAAATGGGTGGAGGATCTTTTTGAGAAGTTTGGTGAACTTTTGAATCGTGTCCAGCAGAAATGCTCATAA
- the QSER1 gene encoding glutamine and serine-rich protein 1 isoform X2 yields the protein MHSSTATELFVTGALPTSGTFPPTSALSAYQHPNTFSSRNFATTPSLTLQDTTFSATSNGLLTAHDPLLQIKTSQGTVPTALTFERLGGSVLSTSIPPQSSTYRSAQESAPHLLQPQFSLLPSTLGGAQQVSQTYSTSVFTGSTASIDRALQRECSVIKHHQRPSSTQSVQPQLTVSQHSLHSYLTSTSGVNFQDTSRHSALSCSPVGDVTQVSNGGPQQKTSQVTVELAQSYTSAIPSPGFPSTSTAKVKNCSMKQPPRSTKTPKPQSVAPTVQTQSYAKTAQNQSSVITGQAQIYSTAQLPSLLSVSQSQNYVSCQAQNVPPVSHSQDFSSSKVEKLPSLYKTLTFSGQSQTITSDSQTLSYSSEGQVLTSVPNDNYSGQMRELSSVSQSQSYSSSHSQGLSPVTQSQVSFSSQSQVLSAVSPSESYSSGQSLTLTSPSLSFNASPRVQTLPASSPNQSYISLHSSQNSQSQESSSPQSQKFLPPVQSPFASPAHSQTLQNSRPSSETKAYVKTKSDSNLYASSKSDEELSMQEMHALQQQATLESSTQSLTEEEISAQDATYRVSKANDRYSQSVIRSNSRLDDQVVGLTLQGTKKDDRMVSSVEQLSQHIGHITSLSHDMKKTANLMQTTQVAGSAKGLNQQHSLMHKVHESKTQEQQGQVISTLSQVQSHALRHGHQLCLPSAQVLLESTCDLQILHQSILQSGLGQAKASPQVQRIQSPQQVAHPFLQMDGHIIQSNGSHSQQQLRSQNSEVMKMDISESSKPLQQHLTAKDHFAQTNQHDSKNQFVSLSSICFPESILLSDERNILSNVDDILAATAAACGVTPSDFAKSASNEEEIQTVENSEESKAQFRSLDVRHVSSVFSASPTVVGKPASRNSISLNGGQITLNLTPVSAIQTKTVNLDQQHIETSDQSVPTRITSPTFGPGQEEQEQGAVRVKKQSSISHESEEDNDASVDGTLNPRDTEFVSSGRSLSEESAASENDFNVGGDDGTVAGNQSKVALQPLSVPQSGDAAISRTEEECQDLAQGNLQKKKSKGKSQNKIAAEDDGAIQKQVKRSGQCKRQNSRGSDSCFTYSSPVSESCYDTYQHQERMRQKIKEVEEKQPEVKTGFIASFLDFLKSGPRQQFSTPAVRMPNRTRRPVTQTVRGPCLQSSAKPQPAAAVPAAPEVSGESPTKRADEELKKNLETLPSFSSDEDDSVGGNHDLQKSISTALSALDETSDRKIKSETEKVTVVSAAATTTTAVIKQESPQTAAPVGSVQERGNAADPLKAAHQDAVSAEQLAQTQAAVAIEGCTDEENTDSGGEGMYRERDEFVVKIEDIDTLKVALQTGKEPPAIWKVQKALLQKFVPEVRDGHREFAATNSYLGYFGDAKTKYKRVYVKFVENANKKEYVRVCSKKPRIKPVQSARAIHCKPSNSNIKPPDPPTPKPTATKVSSVKPKAKQPKVKAEPPPKKRKKWKEEFSSSQSDSSPEAQSEEDEVVPPAPLVARFLNTRAMKETFKSYMELLVSIALDPDTMQALEKSNDELLLPHMRKIDGMLNDNRKRLLPKLRLDHAFKNALENFPELTVITRDSKTKCGGTSVSKIKMNGKAYNKKTLRASKSTTKSAQEFTVDPEKIQLYSLYHSLHHYKYHIYLTCKEEISSVQKTSADLGQEEIVQLCMKNIKWVEDLFEKFGELLNRVQQKCS from the exons ATGCATTCCTCAACAGCCACAGAACTATTTGTCACTGGAGCTTTGCCAACCTCTGGAACATTTCCACCAACATCTGCTTTATCAGCGTATCAGCATCCCAACACTTTCAGCAGTAGAAACTTTGCTACTACCCCCTCTCTTACTCTACAAGACACTACTTTCAGTGCTACGTCAAATGGTCTCTTAACTGCCCACGATCCTTTATTACAGATTAAAACCTCGCAAGGCACTGTCCCCACTGCTCTGACATTCGAGCGCCTGGGCGGGTCTGTGTTAAGTACCAGCATACCACCCCAGTCGTCAACATATCGTTCTGCTCAAGAATCTGCGCCCCATCTCTTGCAGCCTCAGTTTAGTTTGTTGCCTTCAACCCTTGGAGGAGCTCAGCAGGTTTCTCAGACGTACAGCACGTCTGTCTTCACTGGTTCCACTGCTTCTATCGACAGAGCACTTCAGCGAGAATGTAGTGTCATTAAACACCATCAGCGGCCTTCAAGCACTCAGTCTGTTCAGCCTCAGCTGACTGTTTCACAGCATTCCTTACACAGCTATTTAACAAGTACAAGTGGAGTTAATTTCCAGGATACATCTAGGCACTCGGCATTATCCTGCAGTCCAGTTGGAGATGTTACTCAGGTGAGCAATGGAGGACCACAGCAGAAGACTTCTCAAGTCACAGTGGAACTTGCTCAGTCATACACATCTGCAATTCCATCACCTGGTTTTCCATCTACTTCCACAGCAAAAGTGAAAAACTGTTCCATGAAGCAGCCTCCAAGGTCAACAAAGACCCCCAAACCTCAAAGTGTAGCTCCCACTGTGCAGACACAAAGCTACGCCAAAACTGCACAGAATCAGAGTTCTGTCATTACAGGCCAAGCACAGATCTATTCTACAGCACAGCTCCCGAGCCTCCTGTCAGTCAGTCAGTCCCAAAACTACGTTTCGTGCCAGGCTCAGAATGTGCCACCTGTCAGTCACTCGCAGGATTTCTCGTCCAGCAAGGTTGAGAAGCTGCCCTCGCTGTATAAAACATTGACTTTCTCTGGGCAATCCCAAACTATTACTTCTGATAGTCAGACTCTAAGTTACTCCTCAGAGGGACAGGTATTGACCTCAGTTCCAAATGACAACTACTCTGGGCAAATGAGGGAACTTTCTTCAGTTAGCCAATCTCAGAGCTACTCTTCTAGTCACTCTCAGGGTTTATCTCCAGTTACCCAGTCCCAAGTTAGTTTTTCATCTCAATCACAAGTTTTATCAGCTGTTAGTCCATCAGAAAGCTATTCTTCAGGGCAGTCTTTAACATTGACATCgccttctctttcctttaacGCCTCTCCTCGGGTGCAAACTCTTCCAGCCTCGAGTCCTAATCAAAGCTATATTTCTTTACATTCTTCTCAGAACTCTCAGTCACAAGAATCCTCCTCTCCGCAGTCTCAAAAGTTTTTGCCGCCTGTCCAGTCCCCCTTTGCATCCCCAGCTCACTCACAGACGCTGCAGAACAGCAGGCCTTCCTCGGAAACAAAGGCCTATGTGAAAACGAAGTCTGACTCTAACCTGTATGCCTCATCCAAATCAGATGAGGAGTTATCCATGCAGGAGATGCACGCATTGCAGCAGCAGGCTACCCTTGAATCTTCCACTCAGAGCCTAACTGAGGAGGAAATCAGTGCTCAGGATGCAACATACAGGGTTTCAAAAGCAAATGACAGATACTCTCAAAGTGTAATCAGAAGTAACTCTCGTCTTGATGATCAAGTTGTTGGACTTACTCTTCAAGGAACAAAAAAAGATGACAGAATGGTGAGTTCTGTGGAGCAGCTTTCCCAACACATTGGCCATATCACCAGCCTAAGCCACGACATGAAAAAGACAGCTAATTTAATGCAAACAACACAAGTGGCTGGCAGTGCTAAAGGGCTAAACCAACAACACTCTCTTATGCATAAGGTACATGAAAGTAAAACTCAAGAACAGCAAGGCCAAGTCATCAGCACGCTGTCGCAGGTGCAGTCTCATGCTTTGAGGCATGGCCATCAGCTGTGTTTGCCCAGCGCGCAGGTACTTCTGGAGTCAACCTGTGACTTGCAGATTCTGCACCAGTCCATCCTGCAGTCGGGTTTAGGACAGGCAAAGGCATCACCGCAAGTGCAAAGAATACAGAGTCCTCAACAGGTGGCTCACCCATTCCTTCAGATGGATGGTCATATTATTCAAAGTAATGGGAGTCATTCTCAGCAACAGCTTCGTAGTCAGAACTCAGAAGTTATGAAAATGGACATTTCTGAGTCTTCAAAGCCACTACAGCAACATTTGACAGCAAAGGATCATTTTGCTCAGACAAACCAGCATGATTCAAAAAATCAATTTGTTTCTCTTAGTTCAATATGTTTCCCAGAATCCATACTTCTCAGCGATGAGAGGAATATATTATCCAATGTGGATGACATCttagcagcaacagcagcagcctgtggaGTGACTCCATCTGACTTTGCCAAATCAGCCTCTAATGAAGAGGAAATCCAGACTGTTGAAAATAGTGAGGAGTCTAAAGCACAGTTCCGATCACTGGATGTAAGACATGTGTCTTCTGTTTTCAGTGCCTCACCTACTGTAGTTGGAAAGCCAGCAAGCAGAAATAGTATTTCTCTGAATGGAGGCCAAATTACTCTAAATCTTACACCAGTGTCAGCAATACAGACAAAAACTGTGAACCTGGATCAGCAGCACATTGAAACTTCTGATCAAAGTGTACCAACAAGAATAACCTCTCCCACCTTTGGTCCTGGTCAAGAAGAGCAGGAACAAGGGGCTGTTCGAGTTAAAAAACAATCCAGCATCAGTCATGAATCTGAAGAAGATAATGATGCTTCTGTTGATGGTACTCTGAATCCAAGGGACACAGAGTTTGTTTCAAGTGGTAGGAGCCTAAGTGAAGAAAGTGCTGCTTCAGAGAATGATTTTAATGTGGGTGGTGATGATGGTACAGTAGCGGGTAACCAGTCAAAGGTTGCGTTGCAGCCACTATCCGTGCCCCAGAGTGGAGATGCAGCCATTAGTCGGACTGAAGAAGAGTGCCAAGATTTAGCTCAAGGGAaccttcagaagaaaaaaagcaaaggaaaaagccaaaacaaaattGCAGCAGAAGATGATGGTGCAATTCAGAAACAGGTAAAAAGAAGTGGACAGTGTAAACGTCAAAATTCAAGAGGAAGTGACTCGTGTTTCACATACTCTTCTCCTGTTTCTGAAAGTTGTTATGATACTTACCAACATCAGGAAAGAATGAGgcaaaaaattaaagaagttGAAGAAAAACAGCCTGAAGTCAAAACAGGATTTATTGCATCTTTTTTAGACTTTCTAAAATCCGGGCCTAGGCAACAGTTTTCCACTCCAGCTGTGCGAATGCCAAACAGGACTAGGCGACCAGTCACACAAACAGTTCGTGGCCCTTGCCTGCAGTCCTCTGCAAAgcctcagccagcagcagcagtacctgcagctcctgaagtCAGTGGAGAAAGTCCAACCaaaagagctgatgaagaacttaagaaaaatttagaaacattgccttcattttcttctgatgAAGATGACTCTGTGGGTGGGAACCATGATCTTCAGAAGAGCATCTCTACTGCATTATCAGCCCTGGATGAGACCTCTGATAGAAAGATCAAATCAG aaactgaaaaagtgacagttgtttctgctgctgccaccaccactaCTGCTGTAATAAAACAGGAATCCCCACAGACAGCTGCTCCTGTGGGCAGtgtgcaggagagagggaatgCTGCTGACCCCCTGAAAGCAGCTCACCAGGATGCTGTGAGTGCAGAACAGCTGGCACAAACACAGGCGGCTGTGGCGATAGAGGGATGTACTGACGAGGAGAACACGGACAGCGGAGGAGAGGGCATGTACAGGGAGCGGGATGAATTTGTGGTGAAGATTGAAGATATAGACACACTAAAG GTTGCTTTGCAAACAGGGAAGGAGCCTCCAGCTATCTGGAAAGTACAGAAGGCTTTACTGCAAAAGTTTGTTCCTGAAGTGCGAGATGGACACAGAGAATTTGCTGCTACTAATAGT tatCTTGGGTATTTTGGCGATgcaaaaacaaaatacaagcgAGTATATGTGAAGTTTGttgaaaatgcaaacaaaaaggaGTATGTCAGAGTATGCTCAAAAAAACCACGAATCAAGCCTGTGCAGTCAGCAAG GGCTATTCACTGCAAACCCAGCAACAGCAACATCAAACCCCCAGATCCACCCACACCAAaaccaacagcaacaaaagtCTCTTCTGTGAAACCCAAAGCCAAACAGCCAAAGGTAAAGGCTGAACCACcaccaaagaaaaggaaaaagtggaaAGAAGAATTCTCATCTTCCCAGTCTGATTCTTCACCTGAGGCCCAGAGCGAAGAGGATG AGGTTGTACCTCCAGCTCCCCTTGTTGCTCGCTTTTTGAATACAAGAGCCATGAAAGAGACTTTCAAGAGCTACATGGAGTTGCTTGTTAGCATTGCCTTGGATCCTGACACGATGCAAGCCTTGGAAAAGAGCAATG ATGAGCTGCTGTTGCCTCACATGAGAAAAATTGATGGTATGCTGAATGACAATAGGAAAAGGCTGCTCCCCAAATTGCGCTTGGATCATGCTTTCAAG AATGCTTTGGAAAACTTCCCTGAACTGACAGTGATCACTCGGGACTCCAAGACAAAGTGTGGAGGAACGTCTGTGTCCAAGATCAAGATGAATGGTAAAGCTTACAACAAGAAAACACTGAGGGCTTCTAAATCAACCACTAAATCAGCACAG GAGTTTACAGTAGATCCAGAAAAAATACAGTTGTATTCTTTGTATCACTCACTCCATCATTACAAATATCACATATATCTAACATGTAAAGAAGAG aTTTCTTCTGTTCAGAAGACGAGTGCAGATCTCGGCCAGGAAGAGATTGTGCAGCTGTGCATGAAAAACATAAAATGGGTGGAGGATCTTTTTGAGAAGTTTGGTGAACTTTTGAATCGTGTCCAGCAGAAATGCTCATAA